The following nucleotide sequence is from Glycine max cultivar Williams 82 chromosome 9, Glycine_max_v4.0, whole genome shotgun sequence.
CTCTCTTAAAAGTTACTCTTGGAGTAACATGATCCCTCCTCTTATTTCAGATAGTTCAATTTAGTGAAATAAATCCACATCCTACATTTAATATCAGCATCCTGCTtcctaaaacaaaaaagaagggaaaaatcAATCTTACTTCTGATTCAAACGTTAAAGCATCCCCCTGTTCAGTAAAGCGCTCCTTGTTCTGCAAGTTATCAAGATAATCCAGGGTCTCCAATCCCTCTACCCGAACTTCACTGAATTCATGCAAATAAAAAAGATGTTAATccatgtataataataataaatcaatgtACAGGAATTAGagtgtttttttattcatgtagTCACCAATAAAATATGTACCgaaattaagacaaaaaaaaatatagaaaaaaaggcGGTTGAATTAGCATTCAAGTTgaagaaaaacagaaacatAAGTGGATTAATGCAACAGAAATATCTAATTCAACCAACCTTAAAAAGTATCAAACGGAAATATTTCACCAAACAAGTCTCATTTTGGTCATGTACATAAGCACCAAAAAGTTAACTGGATAACGTGATAGCATTTGCATACTGCAAATTTAACAGAAATATTTTACCAAATAGTGCTTTGAGATCCCTTTTGTATCATAAATGCACCTGTTGTTATAATGAAGAACTTTGGAATCCAGTAATTGAAGATAATAAATATATGGACAGCTACAATCTTGGTTACAAAATTCACAATTAATAAGATAATGTATccattacaaaattaatgaaatgttATCACTGAAGTAGACAAATAAAGATTTCAAGCACACAGATAGCAAGTTGTTAAATGTGACAACAGTGttagtttataaataaaaacagaaaatcatTACTAAAATACGATAAAGTGTGAAACAAACATATTTCAAGCACTAACCTTATGTCTGATACAGAGAAATATGTATGATATGCAAAGGTGAACGAAAATGGCTTCCCCTCACTGTTTGTGTTCCTGATCCGGGATGTCAGCATCAGATCTCCTCCTGGTCCCAAAGCTATCCTAAGACGGAACTCAAAACTACAAGCAAACAGAAAGGCATATTATAGCAGAAGGAAACATAATATAAACaattaagtataaaataaagagCTTTAAGTTAAACaaggtagtaaaaaaaaaatctagacaACATGTAGAACAATTTCTATAAATACCTGTGAGGCCAAATCTTCGTGTCTTCTTCAGTGGGCTTAAGAATCAAATCAACAAAGGCTTTGCTCAAAGTATTTGTTGGAAAAGGAGGAGGGTCATCATCAATGGTCCAGAATCGATTTCTAGCAAATCCATGCTGGTCCAGGGTACCAAGGCCTCCAAACTGAAAACAGAGAGCAAATTTTCGGGATCATGTCATCTAGAATGAGATGATAATAACAGtacttttgagttttgaaaggCCATTTACAAATTTGATGATATTCCAAAACAGATTGTAGAATTTTCAATTAcaggattttaatttttaattgatttcgtAGTTATTTAGGATTTGCAAATTGAGTCTGATCAAGAAAGCAGTAAAATCTAGAAGGAAAAtgcttttcaaaaaattattattttggcaTTTTATTTACAGAAGTGACATTAATAATTTGAGTAGGGATTAATGTACTGCTGCAAATTTCCACCCAGCATCTACCCATCACACGTGGTTAACCACGTTTGTAAATATGGTTAATTTTTTGCCTCACAAGTAGTTAAGAATAAATGAATGTGATTGCATACAATTATCACTTATAGTTAAATATGCCTTACAAGTTGTTAATTGTGTCATGAGGTTATTGAAATGTCTAATGATGATTAACTTTGTCTCACAAGTGGTTAAGTTGTGTGTATACAATTATCAATCTCTAGGTGTGGCACTAATGGTCAAATATGTTTTACACGTGGTTAATAGTGTCAAGAGGTTATTGAAATGTCACAAGTCTCCCTCTTTATAATGGTATTAATTTAAGAACATCAGTGCTTAAGTTTTAAGAGAACTATGAGCCAGTAACACTTCACTCTCAtccctcttcttccttcttcacttttaAGTTTCTACCTCCTCTAAAATTGCATTATGGTGACAAAAACAATCATGGAAGACAAAATTACGTAAGAAGTACATACTTGTGGAAAGCATAGTGGAATCCCTCCACGAATTGCCTTTGGAGGCTTAAATATAGCCTGCATAAGGAACAAGTATAGTAAACAAGATGGATCACAACCAAAGTCACATAGACATATCAAAGATGAATATAAGGCAGGGTTcatacattttatatattaaattataatcagGATAGAAATTCACACGTGTACAAGCCAATCTAGAGACATTAAATCCTTCTTCACAATAAGATACGAGTTCAGTAGTAATGTTCCATAAAAACAAATCAAGATCTTGAATCACAGAAAGATCCTACAGTTATTATAAGTCAAGTTATTTCTTCAGATCACTCAATGTACAATAGAAATGCATTCAAAGGAAAATGCGACTTTGCAACATGATTCTAAATTGCAGTTGCAATCACGGTTGTTGTTACTCGGCCATCCTTGACATTGCAGAAAATGCAACTGATGCGGCCGTAATTGcggtaaataaaaaataaaaacttcatgTCACCGCAATTGCGGTCCGCAACCGCAATTTAAAATCATGCTTTGCAAGCCAATCGAGATCTATAGTACAGAATTAgtactttattttcttcattctaTCACAACAACacaaaatggaaagaaaaaagaatactgAACATTGAAACTAAAACGCAATGGCATAACTAACGAAATTAATGAACTAACAGCGAGAGATGAAAAACGAACACGTTCCAATattcacacacacatacacacacctTATTACTGAGAAAAAGCAATTCCTCGCCATGGTCGTTCTTCCAAGAAGTCACGTGGCCACCGTACAGATACACCTGAACAAGATCACAACGCAAACGTCAGAATCAGACAGAACCAGGTACAACACAATCgaattttctctttcatttcttcattttcatgatttattcaattaaaaatcattggACAAAGCTAGATCGAGCATCCTAAGCTAAACAACCGCAACCACAGTCCACATAACCTAAAACTCCAGATCCGAAGAAACTCTCGGAAGATCAGCACTCCGCACAAACGTAACCGTAAAATGCGAATCAGGAAGCGAGTAACAACAACTGCAAGCAAATCAAGCGAGAAAACGTGAAAGAGAGGAATAAGAAGATGTTAACCTCGGCGGAGGAACCACGCGATTCGCGGAGGAGAACCTTCTCGAGGCCATTGAAGCCCTTGCAGAGCTCGACGGAAGGAGAAGGTGAAGATGTTTTCTCCTTTTCGGTGCTCATGATGATAAAACGGCAATGATAAGAATAATAATACCTATGAGTAGTGCTtattgctgcttcttcttcttctttttctttctctcgaTTGtggaagtatatatatatactaagaGATGATGATCATAGAGTGTTTCGATTTCTCGAGTTTTGGATCGCGCGCTCTGAGTCTCAACTTCACCGCCACTTC
It contains:
- the LOC100809080 gene encoding putative glucose-6-phosphate 1-epimerase, producing MSTEKEKTSSPSPSVELCKGFNGLEKVLLRESRGSSAEVYLYGGHVTSWKNDHGEELLFLSNKAIFKPPKAIRGGIPLCFPQFGGLGTLDQHGFARNRFWTIDDDPPPFPTNTLSKAFVDLILKPTEEDTKIWPHSFEFRLRIALGPGGDLMLTSRIRNTNSEGKPFSFTFAYHTYFSVSDISEVRVEGLETLDYLDNLQNKERFTEQGDALTFESEVDKIYLSTPTKIAIIDHEKKRTFVVRKDGLPDAVVWNPWDKKAKAMADFGDDEYKHMLCVEAAAIEKPITLKPGEEWKGRLELSAVPSSYRSGQLDPQRVLLGS